One Benincasa hispida cultivar B227 chromosome 5, ASM972705v1, whole genome shotgun sequence genomic window carries:
- the LOC120077299 gene encoding protein PELPK1-like produces the protein MTVSARHLLEISLPKVDGVLSKPEIPYLPKPELPSLPKVELPSFSRLVLEKPNIPELPKMSELPKVPNLDFSSFPNVPKIPKFDFPNLSKVSNLPKIELPKLQSKVIEPKVPKLPELSNASKPELPKFPKLKSNIQKPILP, from the coding sequence ATGACAGTGAGCGCAAGACATCTCTTGGAGATATCATTACCTAAGGTAGATGGAGTGCTTTCAAAGCCAGAAATACCTTATTTGCCAAAGCCTGAACTTCCTTCACTACCGAAGGTTGAGTTACCTTCATTCTCTCGCCTTGTACTGGAAAAGCCTAATATTCCTGAACTCCCAAAGATGTCTGAATTGCCAAAAGTACCTAACCTCGATTTCTCCAGCTTTCCTAACGTTCCAAAAATCCCTAAATTTGATTTCCCCAATCTATCTAAAGTTTCAAATCTCCCAAAAATTGAGCTCCCAAAATTACAATCGAAAGTGATTGAACCTAAGGTTCCTAAATTACCAGAATTATCAAATGCGTCTAAACCAGAACTTCCTAAGTTTCCTAAATTGAAATCCAATATCCAAAAACCAATTCTGCCTTAA
- the LOC120078520 gene encoding protein PELPK1-like, producing the protein MAILRFSTFVFSVILGTFLLINFDYLVMTVNARHLLETPLPKVPEDLPKPKIPTLQKPELPPLPKVELPPLPHLPPFEKPKVPEFPKPELPKSLELPEVSKLDLPKFPEVPSLPKFDLPKLSEASNLPKHELPKLPELPNVPKPEVSKLPELPNLPKPELPKLPELPPLPKPILPTIPKDIPFPSLNPPHTTTNP; encoded by the coding sequence ATGGCTATTCTTCGCTTCTCAACCTTTGTATTTTCTGTGATACTCGGTACTTTTCTATTgataaattttgattatttgGTTATGACAGTGAACGCAAGGCATCTCTTGGAGACCCCATTACCTAAGGTACCAGAAGACCTTCCAAAACCAAAAATACCAACCTTGCAAAAACCTGAGCTTCCTCCACTGCCAAAGGTTGAGTTACCTCCATTGCCTCATCTTCCACCCTTTGAAAAGCCTAAAGTACCTGAATTTCCAAAGCCTGAACTCCCAAAGTCGCTTGAATTACCGGAAGTATCGAAGCTTGATCTCCCCAAATTTCCAGAAGTTCCAAGCTTGCCTAAGTTTGATCTTCCCAAACTGTCTGAAGCTTCAAATCTACCAAAACACGAGCTCCCAAAATTACCTGAATTACCAAATGTGCCAAAACCTGAGGTTTCCAAGTTACCAGAATTACCAAATTTACCTAAACCAGAACTCCCTAAGTTACCTGAATTGCCACCTCTCCCAAAGCCAATTCTCCCTACCATTCCAAAGGACATACCTTTCCCTTCATTGAACCCACCCCACACAACCACAAACCCATGA